The following proteins come from a genomic window of Bactrocera tryoni isolate S06 chromosome 1, CSIRO_BtryS06_freeze2, whole genome shotgun sequence:
- the LOC120775984 gene encoding E3 ubiquitin-protein ligase FANCL, with product MTESGEWDDFLLRYPGIIVSGSNARGTVKLNGKWYRLKVMCPHFPKLQEARLELLLPQQVKFTKIKKEDLEADWTLYDLMEHLPQLQLKYSDTANPNAKSLEITDSNIYSEIAALYAPQDYQLELNDACSLLRFSKFAGYERHYLQVVLPTLRITEHSLPDCVPWEEQLQKYENLTAMVQQFRNYLQDLRPFYENFADIDELCYVVQPKPPVSTKHNWRLFVLRERVFIKLVLSDPFAPIGSMSVQIIGPTQAVEELRRTLSDGLSEWDVELDIHKNLLRIFDICYFPMPPGSGWMEVDGEVNTTEQKFCNICYSYQLEEGEIPIVSCDNLQCTLVYHAACLKEWFNTLTDGLDFLSVSFGTCPFCKTKLSTSFAELLTN from the exons ATGACAGAATCCGGAGAATGGGATGATTTTCTTTTGCGCTATCCCGGTATAATTGTAAGTGGTTCCAATGCCAGAGGGACTGTAAAACTAAAC GGCAAGTGGTACCGTTTAAAAGTGATGTGTCCACATTTCCCTAAACTACAGGAAGCGCGTCTGGAATTATTGCTGCCACAGCaagttaaatttacaaaaattaaaaaagaagatttagaagctgattggaccttgtATGATTTAATGGAGCACCTGCCACAACTACAACTAAAGTACAGCGATACAGCCAACCCAAACGCCAAAAGCTTAGAAATAACAGATTCCAACATTTATAGCGAAATAGCCGCACTCTACGCACCACAAGATTATCAATTAGAGCTAAATGACGCTTGTAGTTTACTGCGCTTCTCCAAATTCGCGGGGTACGAACGACATTATTTACAAGTAGTACTGCCAACACTACGAATAACTGAACATAGTCTACCCGACTGTGTGCCATGGGAGGAGCAACTGCAGAAATATGAGAACCTAACCGCAATGGTGCAACAATTCCGCAACTATCTGCAAGATTTACGGccgttttatgaaaatttcgccGATATTGATGAGCTATGCTATGTTGTGCAGCCAAAGCCGCCAGTTTCGACCAAGCATAATTGGCGTTTATTTGTGTTACGTGAGCGTGTCTTTATCAAATTAGTGCTTTCCGATCCCTTTGCACCGATTGGTTCCATGTCAGTGCAGATAATAGGACCAACGCAGGCTGTCGAAGAGTTGAGGCGTACGTTAAGTGATGGCCTGAGCGAATGGGATGTTGAGCTGGATATACATAAGAACTTGTTACGTATTTTCGACATCTGCTATTTTCCTATGCCGCCCGGCAGTGGCTGGATGGAAGTAGATGGTGAAGTTAATACCACAGagcaaaaattttgcaatatctGTTACTCATATCAACTAGAGGAAGGTGAAATTCCAATTGTCTCATGCGATAATCTACAATGTACGCTGGTATATCATGCGGCCTGCTTGAAGGAGTGGTTCAACACGCTCACTGATGGGTTGGACTTTCTGAGTGTCTCTTTTGGCACTTGCCCCTTTTGCAAAACT AAACTTTCAACATCTTTCGCTGAATTAttgacaaattaa
- the LOC120781461 gene encoding NPC intracellular cholesterol transporter 2-like: protein MFRLTVACLALFLASVSTTNVRQCTNGRPFPLSVEIEGCATMPCNVVKGSTAVMKVNFVGTRDNIKSINSVVHATALGLTTPYPLPDDVADVCRNLLHGASCPIDESEDVVYNFNFYIDPSYPEVSVKVELDLVDEDKQSVACFVTDIKVQKY from the exons atgtTTCGTTTAACTGTTGCGTGTTTGGCGCTTTTCTTAGCCTCGGTTTCGACCACGAATGTGAGACAAT GCACAAACGGTAGACCTTTCCCTTTGAGCGTTGAAATCGAGGGTTGTGCGACCATGCCCTGCAATGTGGTCAAGGGCAGTACAGCGGTCATGAAAGTCAACTTCGTGGGCA CACGCGATAATATCAAATCCATCAATAGTGTGGTCCATGCCACTGCTTTGGGGCTGACAACGCCCTATCCATTGCCCGACGATGTTGCCGATGTTTGTCGCAATTTGTTGCACGGTGCCTCATGCCCCATCGATGAGTCCGAGGATGTGGTTTACAACTTCAATTTCTACATTGATCCCTCTTACCCAGAAGTCAGTGTAAAAGTCGAATTGGATTTGGTTGATGAAGACAAGCAATCCGTGGCTTGTTTCGTTACCGATATTAAGGTGCAAAAATATTAA